A genomic window from Caldicellulosiruptor kronotskyensis 2002 includes:
- a CDS encoding IS30 family transposase, which produces MVLTQEYTTLPRTFKHLTPYERGKICALLKEGFSPTQIAKKLGRHRSTIYREIKRGTTTQRRTDLTTYEAYFPETGQAIYEKNRSFCGRKSKILQVESFLQYAEQKILQDKWSPDAVVGAARREKLFDPSSMVCTKTLYNYIDRCLLKVRNIDLFIKTRRKPKKNSLRKHKRLFGKSISERPDSIEKREEFGHWEIDTVLGRRSNDHVLLTLTERKTRYHLLLPLASKTAEAVDEALKQLKSQYGLMFSRVFKSITADNGSEFANLNVHGIDIYYAHPYSAWERATNERHNGLVRRLIPKGTAISELSLSQIERAQNWCNTLPRKILGYRQPAELFFREIERLTSEFQNS; this is translated from the coding sequence ATGGTTCTTACTCAAGAGTATACCACATTACCTCGTACTTTTAAACACCTTACACCTTATGAAAGAGGTAAAATTTGCGCTCTTTTAAAAGAAGGGTTCTCACCAACTCAAATCGCTAAAAAACTTGGCCGTCATCGCAGCACCATTTACCGCGAAATAAAACGTGGCACCACAACTCAACGCCGTACAGATCTAACTACGTATGAAGCATACTTCCCAGAAACTGGCCAGGCGATATATGAGAAGAACCGCTCTTTCTGTGGCCGAAAAAGTAAGATCCTCCAAGTTGAATCCTTCCTCCAATATGCTGAGCAAAAGATACTTCAAGACAAATGGTCCCCTGATGCTGTTGTAGGAGCTGCTCGGCGAGAAAAACTCTTTGACCCTTCGTCCATGGTTTGCACCAAAACCCTATACAACTATATCGACCGCTGCTTGCTTAAAGTCCGCAATATAGACCTTTTCATAAAAACCAGACGTAAACCCAAGAAGAATTCTTTGAGAAAACACAAGCGCCTTTTCGGCAAGAGTATTAGCGAGCGGCCTGATAGCATTGAAAAGCGTGAGGAGTTCGGCCATTGGGAAATCGACACTGTTCTGGGAAGACGCTCTAATGATCATGTTCTGCTGACCCTAACGGAAAGAAAAACTCGCTATCACCTGCTCCTCCCATTGGCAAGCAAAACTGCTGAGGCAGTGGATGAAGCGTTAAAGCAGCTAAAAAGCCAGTATGGTCTTATGTTTTCTCGGGTGTTTAAGAGCATCACTGCGGATAACGGTAGTGAGTTTGCCAATTTAAATGTCCATGGGATTGATATTTACTATGCTCACCCTTACTCTGCCTGGGAACGAGCCACTAATGAGCGGCACAATGGTCTAGTCAGGCGGTTGATTCCTAAGGGAACAGCTATCAGTGAATTGTCACTTTCACAAATTGAGCGGGCGCAGAATTGGTGTAATACCTTGCCAAGAAAAATCCTTGGTTACCGCCAGCCAGCAGAGCTCTTTTTCAGGGAAATAGAACGGCTAACTTCTGAGTTTCAAAATTCATGA
- a CDS encoding xylulokinase — protein sequence MRELLLGIDIGTSACKLSVFDREGNVIFDTSKPYNIYFPQEGFVEQDPNEWWDAVVNAINEMFAKNNIRPDEIKSIGIAGQSWSCIPVDKNGNVLSNTPIWMDTRSSSILENICDRIDEKYIFEVSKNPLNPTYSTLKILWFKENKPDVYKNTYKFLQSNSFIVFKLTNSFSQDLSQGYGYHFFNMEKGCYDEKAADMFKIELELLPQIYPCHEVVGYVSKKAASITGLKEGTPVVAGGLDAACCTLGAGVIEVGQTQEQGGQAGGMSICLDRPVSNPKLILSYHVVPGRWLFQGGTVGGGSLRWFYEQFGYEEAETAKREGKSPFTIMDEKAERIPCGSEGLIFLPYMAGERSPIWDRNAKGIFYGVSYKKTKAHFIRSIMEGCAYALRHNLEVAEKNGVKIDRLYAVGGAANSKLWCQIKSDVTGKIIEVPVSDNATTLGAAILAGYGVGMFKDISNTIKEIVKSKAIYLPSFDNYKLYSRYYEQYLEIYERLKEIMSR from the coding sequence ATGAGAGAATTGCTTTTGGGTATAGATATCGGAACCTCTGCCTGTAAACTAAGCGTATTTGATAGAGAAGGGAATGTCATTTTTGATACTTCAAAACCATATAATATTTACTTTCCTCAAGAAGGCTTTGTAGAACAGGATCCTAATGAATGGTGGGATGCTGTTGTCAACGCAATTAATGAGATGTTTGCAAAAAATAATATCAGACCAGATGAAATAAAATCAATAGGAATTGCAGGACAAAGTTGGTCCTGCATTCCTGTTGACAAAAATGGGAATGTCTTATCTAATACACCAATTTGGATGGACACTCGCTCATCTTCTATTTTAGAAAATATCTGTGATAGAATTGATGAGAAATATATTTTTGAGGTAAGCAAAAATCCTCTCAATCCCACATATTCAACACTCAAGATTTTATGGTTCAAAGAAAACAAACCTGATGTTTATAAAAATACCTATAAGTTTTTACAGAGCAACAGCTTTATTGTTTTTAAACTCACAAATTCTTTTTCACAGGACTTATCGCAAGGGTATGGATATCATTTCTTCAATATGGAAAAAGGCTGCTATGATGAAAAAGCTGCTGATATGTTTAAAATTGAACTTGAACTTTTGCCACAAATCTATCCATGTCACGAAGTAGTAGGGTATGTATCAAAAAAAGCTGCAAGTATAACAGGGTTGAAGGAAGGTACACCTGTTGTTGCAGGGGGATTAGATGCAGCTTGTTGCACCTTAGGTGCTGGTGTTATTGAAGTGGGGCAAACGCAAGAACAAGGTGGGCAAGCAGGTGGCATGAGTATATGCCTTGACAGACCAGTTTCAAATCCAAAGCTTATCTTATCATACCATGTTGTACCGGGAAGATGGCTTTTCCAAGGTGGAACTGTTGGTGGTGGAAGCTTAAGATGGTTTTATGAGCAGTTTGGCTATGAAGAAGCAGAAACTGCAAAAAGAGAAGGTAAAAGTCCATTTACTATCATGGATGAAAAAGCAGAACGAATTCCTTGTGGTTCAGAAGGACTTATATTCTTGCCATATATGGCAGGGGAGAGGTCTCCTATTTGGGACAGAAACGCAAAGGGCATTTTCTATGGTGTGAGTTATAAAAAAACAAAGGCTCATTTTATAAGGTCCATTATGGAAGGATGTGCATATGCGCTGAGACATAATTTAGAAGTTGCAGAAAAGAATGGTGTTAAAATTGATAGACTTTATGCTGTTGGAGGAGCAGCAAATAGCAAACTATGGTGTCAGATAAAATCTGATGTAACAGGCAAAATCATTGAGGTGCCAGTCTCGGATAATGCAACAACCCTTGGTGCAGCAATATTAGCAGGATATGGCGTAGGGATGTTTAAAGATATCTCTAATACTATAAAAGAAATAGTAAAATCGAAGGCAATTTATTTACCATCTTTTGATAATTACAAGCTTTATTCAAGGTATTATGAACAGTATTTAGAGATCTATGAAAGATTAAAGGAAATAATGAGTAGATGA
- a CDS encoding iron-containing alcohol dehydrogenase, with translation MVKSFNYYQPTRIIFGVGRRKELGIWAKRFGKKVLVVVDPNVEKFLSQQYQEMLDSLHSEGIETIVFDHVIPNPTLDSIQEGAEVAKREKVDFVIGIGGGSSIDTAKAIAVAATHEGSAWDYLYFKKEPTEKTLPIIGVPTTAGTGTQTSRVSVLTNTEEKCKSAIASDNIICKVAIVDPELTLTVPPAVTASTGFDVFTHCFESYINVNNQPYVDMLALEAIGIVIKYLRKAYDNPGDLGARTKMAWADTLAGCCLANVGTTIPHALGQAIGGHFPHVSHGQSLAVVYPAFLDYTVDWAIERFAKVARMFNPELEKVSDKEAAYALKQEIVSFLKSINLYYTMEDFGIKKEDVKDLVKHAIEFPDNRVNPRVPDEKDLEELYLKSFRD, from the coding sequence ATGGTCAAAAGCTTTAATTACTATCAGCCCACCAGAATAATATTTGGAGTGGGCAGACGAAAAGAACTTGGCATTTGGGCGAAACGTTTTGGGAAAAAGGTTTTAGTTGTTGTTGACCCGAATGTAGAAAAGTTTTTGTCTCAGCAGTATCAAGAGATGTTAGATAGCCTTCATTCCGAAGGTATTGAAACCATTGTATTTGATCATGTTATTCCAAATCCCACACTTGACTCAATCCAAGAAGGTGCAGAGGTAGCAAAAAGAGAGAAAGTTGATTTTGTAATAGGCATTGGTGGGGGAAGTTCAATTGACACAGCAAAAGCAATAGCAGTTGCAGCAACCCATGAAGGAAGTGCATGGGATTATCTTTATTTTAAAAAAGAACCTACAGAAAAAACACTGCCTATAATTGGAGTTCCAACAACAGCAGGAACAGGTACGCAAACATCAAGAGTCTCTGTATTGACAAACACAGAAGAAAAGTGCAAATCAGCAATTGCAAGTGACAATATAATATGCAAGGTTGCAATCGTAGATCCAGAGCTTACTTTAACTGTTCCTCCTGCTGTCACTGCATCAACAGGGTTTGATGTGTTTACACATTGCTTTGAGTCATACATAAATGTAAATAATCAGCCATATGTAGATATGTTGGCACTTGAGGCAATTGGAATTGTGATTAAATATTTGAGAAAAGCTTATGACAATCCAGGTGACCTTGGGGCAAGAACAAAGATGGCCTGGGCAGATACTTTAGCAGGATGTTGTTTAGCAAATGTTGGGACGACAATTCCACATGCTTTAGGTCAGGCAATTGGCGGTCATTTCCCGCATGTAAGTCATGGTCAGAGCTTGGCAGTGGTTTACCCTGCGTTTTTAGATTATACAGTGGACTGGGCTATAGAAAGGTTTGCAAAAGTGGCAAGAATGTTTAATCCTGAGCTTGAGAAAGTATCTGACAAAGAAGCAGCCTATGCTTTGAAACAGGAAATTGTTTCATTTTTAAAATCAATCAACCTGTATTACACAATGGAGGATTTTGGAATAAAGAAAGAGGATGTTAAGGATTTGGTAAAACATGCGATAGAATTTCCTGATAACAGGGTAAATCCAAGAGTTCCTGACGAAAAGGATCTTGAAGAGCTTTATTTAAAATCGTTTAGAGACTAA
- the mgtA gene encoding magnesium-translocating P-type ATPase, with protein MIKIAKKNGFTDTILTQLIEFAKKDVDEVLAQLGTDREGLTSEEAEDRLEMYGLNEVAHEKPAPWYIQLIKAFINPFIGILVFLVIMSYITDVLFTAPQDRDWSTIIIISIMVTVSGLLRFVQEYRSNIEAEKLKALVHMTAAVIRKDTGEREIKMEEIVPGDIIHLTAGDMVPADVRVITSKDLFIDQATLTGESEPVEKYPDLKEEKRKAKDLNLSDLENICFMGTNVVSGSAIAVVLSTGDRTYFGSMAKSLVGHRAMTSFEKGINNVSKVLIKFMAVMFPIVFVINGLTKGNWLDALLFALAVAVGLTPEMLPMIVTTNLAKGAVTMAKHKTIVKRLDAIQNFGAMDILCTDKTGTLTLNKIVVEKHLDIHGNEDDRVLRHAYLNSYYQTGLRNLMDVAILEYGAEKGFNGLDKIYKKVDEIPFDFVRRRMSVVLESEGGKRQLVTKGAVEEVLSICEYAEYKGEVVTLTDEIRQEVREMVRKLNEDGMRVLAVAQKNDVPPEGVFSVADESKMVLMGFIGFLDPPKESAPYAIKALKEHGVDVKILTGDNEIVTKKICKEVGIAVENILLGNEIENMTDEELAEVAEKTTIFAKLSPMQKSRIIKALQSKGHIVGYMGDGINDASALREADVGISVDSAVDIAKESADIILLEKSLTVLEEGVVEGRRIFGNIMKYIAITSSSNFGNVFSVLVASAFLPFLPMQPLQLLFLNLTYDLSMTSVPWDTMDKEYIQKPRKWDAANIGNFMVWFGPTSSIFDITTYALMFFVIGPLVIGGSYFLLPEALKLQFVSLFQTGWFVESLWTQTMVVHMLRTEKIPFIQSIASWPLLLFTSAAVSVGTIVPFTSFGAKLGMTPLPAIYFLFLAATLLAYLTLAQYVKTRFVKKFGSLL; from the coding sequence ATGATCAAAATCGCAAAGAAAAATGGATTCACAGATACGATACTTACCCAATTAATTGAGTTTGCGAAAAAAGATGTAGATGAAGTTTTGGCACAATTAGGCACAGACAGAGAAGGTTTGACTTCTGAGGAAGCAGAAGATAGACTTGAAATGTATGGGTTAAATGAAGTAGCCCATGAAAAACCAGCTCCTTGGTATATTCAATTGATTAAAGCTTTTATCAATCCCTTCATAGGTATATTGGTATTTTTGGTAATTATGTCATATATAACTGATGTACTTTTTACTGCACCTCAAGACAGAGATTGGAGCACCATAATTATTATCTCTATAATGGTAACGGTTAGTGGACTGCTTCGCTTTGTTCAAGAGTACCGCTCCAATATAGAAGCGGAAAAATTGAAAGCCCTTGTTCACATGACTGCTGCAGTTATTCGCAAAGATACAGGTGAGAGAGAAATAAAAATGGAAGAAATAGTACCTGGTGATATAATACATTTGACAGCAGGAGATATGGTACCTGCGGATGTTAGGGTTATTACTTCTAAGGACTTATTTATAGACCAAGCAACTTTGACTGGAGAATCCGAACCTGTGGAGAAATATCCAGATTTAAAAGAAGAAAAAAGAAAAGCTAAGGATTTAAATCTCTCAGATTTAGAAAATATATGCTTTATGGGTACCAATGTAGTGAGCGGCTCTGCTATCGCCGTGGTCCTTTCAACAGGTGACCGTACTTATTTTGGTTCAATGGCAAAGTCCCTTGTAGGGCATAGGGCAATGACAAGTTTTGAAAAGGGTATTAACAATGTCAGCAAAGTGCTTATCAAGTTTATGGCAGTTATGTTTCCAATTGTTTTTGTGATAAATGGCCTTACAAAGGGTAATTGGTTGGATGCATTGCTTTTTGCCTTGGCTGTAGCTGTAGGGCTTACTCCTGAAATGCTTCCAATGATAGTCACTACAAACCTTGCTAAAGGTGCTGTGACAATGGCAAAACATAAGACAATTGTCAAGAGATTAGATGCTATTCAAAATTTCGGAGCAATGGATATACTTTGTACTGATAAGACTGGCACTTTGACATTAAACAAAATAGTTGTAGAAAAACATCTTGATATACATGGAAATGAAGATGACAGAGTTTTAAGACATGCATATCTTAACAGTTATTATCAAACAGGTCTGAGGAACTTGATGGATGTAGCCATTTTAGAGTATGGAGCTGAAAAAGGCTTTAATGGTTTAGATAAAATATACAAAAAAGTTGATGAGATACCCTTTGATTTTGTAAGACGAAGAATGTCTGTAGTTTTAGAGAGCGAAGGTGGGAAAAGGCAGCTTGTAACGAAAGGCGCCGTTGAAGAAGTGCTTTCCATCTGCGAATACGCTGAGTACAAAGGTGAAGTAGTTACTTTGACAGATGAAATACGCCAAGAAGTAAGAGAAATGGTAAGAAAATTAAATGAAGACGGAATGAGGGTGCTTGCCGTAGCTCAAAAAAATGATGTTCCACCAGAGGGAGTTTTCAGTGTAGCGGATGAAAGTAAGATGGTTCTCATGGGTTTTATAGGTTTTCTAGACCCGCCAAAAGAATCTGCACCTTATGCGATAAAAGCCTTAAAAGAACATGGAGTAGATGTAAAAATTCTCACTGGTGACAATGAAATAGTGACAAAGAAAATCTGTAAAGAAGTGGGGATTGCTGTAGAGAATATTCTATTAGGAAATGAAATAGAGAATATGACAGATGAAGAATTAGCAGAAGTAGCAGAAAAGACGACAATTTTTGCAAAACTTTCTCCTATGCAAAAATCGAGAATAATAAAGGCCTTACAAAGCAAAGGCCACATTGTTGGATATATGGGGGACGGAATTAATGATGCGTCTGCATTAAGAGAAGCCGATGTTGGAATTTCTGTTGACTCTGCAGTAGATATTGCAAAAGAATCAGCAGATATAATACTTTTAGAAAAAAGTCTTACGGTATTAGAAGAGGGAGTTGTAGAAGGACGCAGAATTTTTGGAAATATTATGAAATACATTGCAATTACATCGAGTTCTAATTTTGGTAATGTATTTTCAGTTTTAGTAGCAAGTGCATTTTTGCCTTTTTTGCCAATGCAGCCATTGCAACTTCTTTTCCTTAATTTAACTTATGATTTGTCAATGACATCAGTGCCTTGGGATACAATGGATAAAGAGTATATACAAAAGCCAAGAAAATGGGATGCTGCAAATATAGGCAATTTCATGGTATGGTTTGGACCTACTAGTTCAATTTTTGATATAACCACTTATGCTTTGATGTTTTTTGTAATTGGTCCGTTGGTTATAGGTGGCTCTTACTTCTTGTTGCCTGAAGCACTTAAACTCCAATTTGTTTCACTTTTCCAAACAGGCTGGTTTGTGGAAAGTTTATGGACACAAACAATGGTAGTTCACATGCTTAGGACCGAAAAGATTCCTTTTATACAAAGCATTGCTTCATGGCCATTATTACTTTTTACCTCAGCAGCTGTTTCAGTAGGAACGATTGTGCCATTTACTTCTTTTGGAGCTAAACTTGGGATGACGCCTCTACCAGCAATATACTTCTTGTTCTTGGCAGCTACGCTTCTTGCATACTTGACTTTGGCGCAATACGTTAAAACGAGATTTGTAAAAAAATTTGGAAGTTTGCTGTAA
- a CDS encoding class II D-tagatose-bisphosphate aldolase non-catalytic subunit, which translates to MSPQNPLIGLFKNREKEFKGIISVCSSNEIVLEAVLKRMKDTNLPIIIEATANQVNQFGGYSGLTPSQFKERVIKIAQKVDFPLERIILGGDHLGPFVWRDQEPEIAMEYAKQMIKEYIKAGFTKIHIDTSMPLKGENSIDDEIIAKRTAVLCRIAEECFEKISINNPYITRPVYVIGADVPPPGGESSICQTITTKDELERSLEYFKEAFKKEGIEHVFDYVVAVVANFGVEFGSDEIVDFDMEKVKPLKELLAKYNIVFEGHSTDYQTKENLKRMVECGIAILKVGPALTFTLREALVALSHIEEEIYSNEKEKLSRFREVLLNTMLTCKDHWSKYFDENDKLIKSKLLYSYLDRWRYYFENESVKSAVYSLIGNLENVKIPPWLVSQYFPSQYQKMRKKDLKNGAADLILDKIGEVIDHYVYAVKE; encoded by the coding sequence ATGAGTCCTCAAAATCCATTGATTGGTTTATTTAAGAATAGAGAAAAAGAGTTTAAGGGTATTATTTCAGTTTGTTCTTCAAATGAAATAGTCTTAGAAGCAGTTTTAAAAAGAATGAAAGATACAAACCTACCAATTATTATTGAAGCCACAGCGAACCAGGTAAATCAATTTGGCGGGTATTCTGGGTTGACACCGTCTCAGTTCAAAGAACGAGTTATAAAAATTGCTCAAAAAGTTGATTTTCCACTTGAGAGAATAATTCTTGGTGGGGACCATCTTGGACCATTTGTGTGGCGTGACCAGGAACCAGAAATTGCTATGGAGTATGCTAAGCAAATGATAAAAGAATACATAAAAGCAGGTTTTACCAAAATTCACATCGACACGAGTATGCCTTTAAAAGGGGAGAACAGCATAGATGATGAAATAATTGCTAAAAGAACTGCTGTGCTCTGCAGGATTGCGGAGGAGTGTTTTGAGAAGATTTCTATAAACAATCCCTATATTACAAGGCCAGTTTATGTGATAGGAGCTGATGTGCCACCTCCCGGCGGAGAGTCTTCTATTTGTCAAACAATTACTACTAAAGATGAATTAGAAAGAAGTTTAGAATATTTCAAAGAAGCATTTAAAAAGGAAGGAATTGAGCATGTATTCGATTATGTAGTTGCTGTTGTTGCAAATTTTGGAGTTGAATTTGGGAGCGATGAAATTGTTGATTTTGATATGGAAAAAGTAAAGCCGCTAAAAGAACTTTTGGCAAAGTACAATATAGTATTTGAAGGCCATTCTACAGATTATCAAACAAAAGAAAACTTAAAAAGAATGGTCGAATGTGGTATTGCAATTTTAAAGGTTGGTCCTGCTCTAACATTTACATTGCGCGAAGCGTTAGTAGCACTTAGTCATATTGAAGAAGAAATTTATAGCAATGAAAAGGAGAAACTGTCAAGATTTAGAGAAGTTTTATTGAATACTATGCTAACATGCAAAGATCACTGGAGTAAATATTTTGATGAGAATGATAAGTTAATTAAGTCAAAGCTCCTATATAGCTATCTTGACAGATGGAGATACTATTTTGAAAACGAGAGTGTGAAAAGTGCTGTTTATTCTCTTATTGGAAATTTAGAGAATGTTAAAATTCCACCTTGGCTTGTAAGTCAGTATTTTCCTTCTCAGTACCAAAAGATGAGAAAAAAAGATTTAAAAAACGGTGCTGCCGACCTAATATTGGATAAAATAGGGGAAGTCATTGACCATTATGTTTATGCGGTAAAAGAATAA
- a CDS encoding ABC transporter permease yields MILVLPVVLWMIIFNYLPMLGLIIAFKEYDPFLGPLKGFLESRWVGIDNFKEMFMDKYFWQAFWNTIYYSVLNLIVGFPFAILFAILLNEIQSMWYKRFVQTVSYLPYFISWVFVIGYIYIILADNGIVNDILLKLHIIDKPIPFLVTPDFVPPIVVLSNLWKSFGWNAIIFIAAITNIDPTLFEAAIVDGAGRFARIRYVTLPSIKPTIIILLIFNIAGIMTNYGMFEQMYLLSNGAIQDATEIIDTYTFKIGIVLSRFSYATAVGLFRSVAAVVLLVCANSISKKLTGESLY; encoded by the coding sequence ATGATATTAGTATTACCTGTAGTCTTATGGATGATAATTTTTAATTATTTACCAATGCTAGGTTTAATTATAGCTTTTAAAGAATATGATCCTTTTTTAGGTCCTTTGAAAGGATTTTTAGAAAGTAGATGGGTAGGAATAGATAATTTTAAAGAAATGTTTATGGACAAATATTTTTGGCAGGCGTTCTGGAATACAATTTATTATAGTGTATTGAATTTAATTGTTGGTTTCCCGTTTGCAATTTTATTTGCTATTTTACTAAATGAAATACAAAGTATGTGGTATAAAAGATTTGTCCAGACAGTTAGTTATTTGCCGTACTTCATTTCTTGGGTTTTTGTGATTGGTTATATTTATATTATCTTGGCTGATAATGGCATTGTAAATGATATATTGCTTAAACTTCATATAATTGACAAGCCGATACCATTTCTTGTAACACCTGACTTTGTTCCACCTATAGTAGTGTTGAGTAATTTATGGAAGTCATTTGGTTGGAATGCAATAATATTTATTGCAGCTATTACAAATATAGATCCAACATTGTTTGAAGCTGCAATAGTTGATGGAGCGGGCCGATTTGCAAGAATAAGGTATGTTACTTTACCATCAATAAAACCTACTATCATTATATTACTGATATTCAACATTGCAGGAATAATGACTAATTATGGAATGTTTGAACAAATGTATCTTTTGTCAAATGGAGCAATTCAAGATGCTACTGAGATTATTGATACTTATACATTTAAGATAGGTATTGTTTTATCTAGATTTTCATATGCTACAGCAGTAGGGTTATTTAGATCAGTGGCTGCAGTTGTTTTGTTAGTTTGTGCTAATTCAATATCAAAAAAGCTTACGGGCGAAAGTTTGTATTAA
- a CDS encoding galactitol-1-phosphate 5-dehydrogenase has translation MKAAVLHAKGDIRYEEVEDPKITEDEVLVKVRASGICGSDIPRVLGDAAHFYPIILGHEFSGEIVEVGKNVKNLKIGDRVVGAPLLPCFKCSDCQKGWYSQCKNYSFIGSRRQGSFAEYIAIPARNAIKFDESIPFEQAVFFEPSTVALHGLRCVDFKGGEDVLVLGAGTIGIFTLQWARIMGARCICVVDIKDERLKLAKEFGADFVVNATEEKFTEKISELTKGRGFGYVFETAGSTETIKFSFEFVSNKGCVCLIGTPTKDIAFSPHLFEKINRKEFHLTGSWMSYSAPFPGIEWELTSQYFSDKRLKFSNKLIYKTFHLKDIKEAFELFKSPENVKGKVIILS, from the coding sequence ATGAAAGCGGCAGTTTTACACGCAAAAGGTGATATCAGATATGAAGAGGTTGAAGATCCTAAAATAACTGAGGATGAGGTTCTTGTAAAAGTGAGGGCAAGTGGCATATGTGGGTCTGACATTCCAAGAGTATTGGGTGATGCGGCACATTTTTATCCTATCATATTAGGACACGAATTTTCTGGTGAAATTGTGGAGGTTGGCAAAAACGTTAAAAACCTTAAAATTGGCGACAGAGTGGTGGGTGCTCCGTTATTGCCATGTTTTAAGTGCAGTGATTGTCAAAAGGGTTGGTATTCGCAATGCAAAAACTACAGTTTTATTGGGTCAAGAAGGCAAGGGAGCTTTGCCGAATACATAGCGATTCCTGCAAGAAATGCAATAAAATTTGATGAAAGTATCCCTTTTGAACAGGCTGTCTTTTTTGAACCATCCACTGTAGCTTTACATGGACTTAGGTGTGTTGATTTTAAAGGTGGCGAAGATGTTTTAGTTTTGGGTGCAGGAACAATTGGGATTTTTACGTTACAGTGGGCAAGAATAATGGGCGCAAGATGCATCTGTGTTGTTGATATCAAAGATGAGAGACTAAAACTTGCAAAAGAGTTTGGAGCAGATTTTGTTGTTAATGCAACTGAAGAAAAGTTTACAGAAAAGATAAGTGAACTCACAAAAGGCAGAGGTTTTGGATATGTATTTGAAACAGCAGGTAGTACTGAGACAATAAAGTTCTCTTTCGAATTTGTTTCAAACAAAGGCTGTGTTTGCCTTATAGGTACACCTACAAAGGATATTGCTTTCTCGCCTCATCTATTTGAAAAAATCAATAGGAAAGAGTTTCATCTTACAGGTTCTTGGATGTCATATAGTGCCCCTTTTCCAGGCATTGAATGGGAGTTGACCTCCCAATATTTTTCAGATAAACGCTTAAAGTTCAGCAATAAGTTGATATACAAAACCTTTCATCTAAAAGATATTAAAGAAGCATTTGAGTTATTTAAAAGTCCGGAGAATGTGAAAGGGAAAGTAATCATTTTAAGTTAA
- a CDS encoding carbohydrate ABC transporter permease, with the protein MRIRRRSTGDIVFDILNNLFMLIIVIITLYPFYYIIISSFNDPIDLLKGPVYLWPRKFSVVNYIYIFQEKAILNATFITVARTVIGSATAVLFTAAFAYGISRKWLIGRKLFIKMAIVTMYFSGGLIPTYLLITRFLNLAGNFLVFIIPNLFNAYNAFIMYSFFKGIPVEIEESAKIDGANDIIIFFKLILPLSLPILATIALFNGVWHWNSWFDALLYGEGKLETLPLYLVRAIQSATASAAEAGRFVSTTGITSTSIRLTTMVVTTFPITIVYPFLQKYFVKGIMIGALKD; encoded by the coding sequence GTGAGAATTAGAAGAAGAAGTACTGGCGATATTGTTTTCGACATTTTAAACAATTTGTTTATGCTTATAATAGTAATAATTACATTATATCCATTTTATTACATTATAATTTCTTCTTTTAACGATCCTATAGATTTATTAAAAGGTCCTGTATATTTATGGCCTAGAAAATTTTCAGTGGTCAATTACATATATATTTTTCAAGAGAAGGCTATTTTAAATGCGACGTTTATAACAGTTGCAAGAACAGTAATAGGAAGTGCAACAGCTGTATTATTTACTGCTGCATTTGCATATGGTATTTCAAGGAAATGGTTAATAGGAAGAAAGTTATTTATAAAAATGGCGATAGTCACTATGTACTTCAGTGGAGGATTAATTCCTACATATTTACTTATAACACGTTTTTTAAATTTAGCAGGTAACTTTCTTGTTTTTATTATTCCTAATTTGTTCAATGCTTATAATGCGTTTATTATGTATTCATTTTTCAAAGGGATACCTGTCGAAATAGAAGAATCTGCCAAGATAGATGGGGCAAATGATATTATAATCTTTTTTAAATTGATTCTTCCTCTAAGTTTACCCATACTTGCTACAATTGCTTTGTTTAATGGTGTATGGCATTGGAATTCTTGGTTTGATGCGTTGTTATACGGAGAAGGAAAATTAGAAACATTACCATTATATTTAGTTAGGGCTATTCAGTCAGCTACTGCAAGTGCAGCAGAAGCTGGGAGATTTGTTTCGACAACAGGTATAACATCCACATCTATAAGACTGACTACTATGGTAGTTACTACATTTCCTATAACAATAGTTTATCCATTTCTTCAGAAGTATTTTGTCAAAGGTATAATGATAGGTGCTTTGAAGGATTAA